From Kitasatospora sp. MAP12-44:
CGCGCACCACAGCGACGCGTGGACGGTGGACGGCCGGGCACCGGAGCCGCGCGTGCCGTCGGACTTCCGTGCGATGCAGACCGCCGACCTGGTCTTCGCGTACGTCGGTGCGCCGCTCTCGGCAGGCGTCTCGCTCGAACTCGGCTGGGGCTCCGCGCTGCGCAAGCCGATCGTGCTGCTGGTCGACGAGGCCATCACGCACAACCCGCTGATCGCCACCATCGAGCAGGTCGCCCCCGTGCTGCCGCTGGTCTTCGACGACTCCTGGTCGCAGGAGAGCCTGCGTCACATCGTCGAGACCGCACTCGACTGGGCCGGCATGGCGCTCTCGCTGCGTGAGGGCTTCTGGACGGCCCCCGGCGAGCAGTTCTCCGCCCCGCTGCGCAGCCCGCGCGACCCGTTCGGCACCTGGCCGAGCAGCGGCGCCGCGGCCGGCTGAGGCCGCCGCGGCCGGCACCGCCGCGCCGCCCCGGTCCTTGTGGTCGACCCCGATCACCGGCTGGGTTCCCCGCTCGCGGAGCCGTCCACCGCACGCATCAGCCAGCCCAACTGGAAGAGCGTCTCGGCGTCGTAGAGCTCGCGCAGCCGCGAGATGTGGCCGGCCACCGTCCGCTCGCTGAGGCCGAGCCGGCCGGCCACCGCGCGCTGGGTCAGGCCCTGGGCGAGCAGCCGGCCGACCTGGGCGTGCACCGGCAGGCCCGCCTTGTCCAACTCGACGGCGGTCCACTGGACCGGCTCGGCCCGCCGCCAGTCCCGCTCGAACATGCCCAGCAGGAAGGCGACCACCGCCGGGTCGTCGAGGTAGGCCGCACTGCTGGTGTCGCGGGTCGCCGGGATCACCACGGTCGCCCGGTCGAAGATGAACATCCGCTTGAACGACTCGCCCAGCGTCCGGAACTTCGCGCCCGCCTCGGTGGCCGCGGCCACGAAGTCGAAGGTGGGTCCGTCGCCCTTCGCCCCGGGCTCGTAGATCACCCGGACCGAGCCGCCGCGCTCCAGGAAGCCCCGCGTCTCGTCCAGGGTGTCGCCCAGGAACGCCATCGGGCCACTGCCCGGCTGGGCCGCGAGCACCTCGCCGGTGCAGGCCGCGCCCAGCCGCAGGATCGTCCGGCGCAGCTCCTCGGGGTCGTGGATGTGCCGCACGTCGCCGGAGCGGTCCACCTTGCGCGGGGTCAGGTCGTAGGCGCGGGTGAGGTCCTCCAGGAGTTCGGGCAGCTCCTGGGCCTGCACCAGCAGCCTGGTCCCGGCCGCGCGGAGCTCCTCGCTGAGCCTGCCCCCGACGGCACGCGGGCTGACGGCGCCGAACGAGGCCTCGGCGGGCAGGGCGACCAGCAGGCCGAGTTCGAGCAGCTCCGCCACCTGGTCGGCGTCGGCCGGGCGAACGTCGGCCATCCTGAGCCGGCCGCCCTCGCCGAGCACCGCGAGGTAGAGCTCGCGGGCCTGCTCCCCGGGGAACCCGGCAGCGCCCCCGCCGCCGCCCACCGCCGCATCGTCCTGCTCGCTCACCGCTGGATCCCCCCGTCCCGTTCCCTCGGCGGGCAGTCGCCCGTGCCGACCGGCCGGATCTGCGCCGTGCCCATCAGCCACCCCAGTTGAAAGAGGGTCCGGGCGCCGTAGCGGTTCCGCAGCCGGGCCAGATGGCCGGCCACCGTGCGCTCGCTCAGGCCGAGCCGGCGGGCCACGCCCTGCTGGGTGAGGCCCTGGGACATCAGCGCGCCGACCCGGCCGCCGGTGGCCTCGGCGGCCGGGTCGATGCTGCGCACGGATCCCCAGCGGGGGGCCTGGGCGCGCTCCCAATCCCGTTCGAAGACCCGCACCAGGTGCGCCACCACCGCCGGGTCGTCCAGGAAGACCGCCTCCTCGGGGTCCTCCCCCGGGATCACCGCAACCCGCCGGTCGATGATGAAGGTCCGCTGGAACGGCTCGTCCAGGACCCGCACCGCACCGCCGTGCTTGGTGACCTCGGCCGCGTAGCAGACCGTCGCGGGCGCCGAGAGGGCCGAGGGCTGGTAGATCGTCCGCATCCTGCAGCCGCGCAGCAGCAACGGCACGTCGTGCCGGAGCGAGGCCTCCAGGAGCTCGGGCTCGCGGGGGCCCGGGTGCACGGTGACCAGCTCGTTCCGGCACTCCGACGCCAACTGGAAGACGCGCTTCTGGATGTCGGCGAGACCGTGCACATGCTCGGCGGCGGACCGGCCCACGGGCGGGGCGGCGAGCTGTTCGTACGCCTGGATCAGATCGCCGAACCCGCCGATCATCTGCTCCGAGCCGGTCAGCAGCCGGACGGCCTCGGCCCGCATCTCGGCGCCGATCCGCCGGGTCACCGCACGGGGGCTGACGGCGATGTAGCCGGGCCCGCCGGGTTGCGCCACCAGCAGTCCGATCTCCACCAGCCGGCGCAGCGGCGCGAGTTCCTGCTCGGTGAGCTCGGAGGCCTCGACCCGGCCGACGCCGCGCAGCACCGCGAGATACAGCTCGCGCGCGGCCTCGTCCAGCGGCGCGTACGGTGTGCCGCTCGCCGTCCCGACCACTGTGCCACCCCCCTGCGCCGCGCGGACCGGCCCCAGCAGGTCACATGGTCTCATCCGGGCCCCGACCCGGTGGCAGCCGCGAACGGCCGACCGACGGCTGCCCCGCCCCGTTCGGGGCAGCCCGGCCAACCAGGGAGCGGATCCGGCCCGGAGCGGGGACTCGGAGTCACCCGGCTCCGGGCGGATCCACTTGTTGTACGCCAAATCCTTGGTGCTTCCAGCGAGGCGGAGCAGCAACGCCTCGCTGGAACCGGCCGGTCGCCATCACCACATATGGCGGACCACCCGGTGTTCCCCCTTCGCCGCACAGATACTTCTGCCCCTGTGCGAGGACGGAGAACGAGTCACCACCAGTGGGCTGCGGTCGCCCCGGCGGCTTGGCGTACCTCTACCTTCACAGCGTGGCGACAGCCCGACAAGTGGGGTCCTCCTGCAGCTTCCCGCAACTGCACGAAGTTGCAGTGCGGCGCTGATTTTGGTCGGTCTACAGACGGCTGAGCTGCGGCTTTGGGATCCTGAGCGGACGATGTCCGTCCGCTCGCCGGGGCTCGGAGGTCAGTGCCAGGCGACCTTGCCATCGGTGCCGCGGACCACCAGGTCCAGCGCCTCGGCGCCCCTAACGCTCACGAAGGGCGACAGTCTGGTGGCGGCCAGCGCGCGGTGCGTGAGCGAGCTCTCGTCGGCCCACACCTCGGAGCCCAGTTCGACCAGCCGGGCCAGCTCCGGCACCGCGTCGGAGACCGCCGCGAAGATCCCGTCCTCGACCAGGTAGAGGATCACCCGGTCCCCGGCCTCGGCGAGCAGCACCGCCTCGCGCAGGAATCCCGCCGCCCCCGGCTTCCCCCAGACCGCCTGACTCTCCACCAGCACGTGTTGTGAACGCTTGGCCACGGCTGACCCCTCCCCCGTTGAGGCGTACAAAAAAACCGGCTGACTCAACATCAGATTTGCAAGCGCCGGGCGGTCGGGCAAGAGGAAATCCGCTGCGCTTTCCCGCAGCTGCGCGAACGTGCATGGCGGGGGCACGTCAGAAGTAGCTGAGAGGTCATCAAAAAAACCGATCGCCCGTCTTATTTCGGCGATCCCCCGGGCTATTCACCACCACCCGGACATCGGGCTTTTCTCAGCGCCGACCGTCGGTCCGCCCACGCATCAACCAGCCCAGTTGGAAAAGGGTTTCGGCCTCGTGCTCCTCCCGCAGCCGGGCGATATGGCCCGCCACGGTCCGCTCGCTCAGCCCCAGCCGCCCGGCGATCGCCCGCTGGCTCAGCCCGCCGGACAGCAGCAGGCCGATCCGGGCCACCACCGCGCCGGCGTCGGGCGCGGCGTGCGCCGAACCCCACTGGACCCGCTCCGCCCGGCGCCAGTCCCGCTCGAACAGCTCGACCAGCACCTCCACGGCGGTCTGATCCTCGACGAACGCCGCGCTGCCCATGTCGGCCGAGGCCGGGATGACCGCCACCGCCCGGTCGAAGATCAGCATCCGCTGGAAGTCCTCGTCCAGCACCCGGATCCGCGCGCCGTAGGGCGAGATCGTCACGGCGTACTCGATGGTCGCCGGGTCGGTACGGGCCACCGGCTGGTAGAGCGTGCGCATCACCCCGCCGGACTTCAGGAACGGGACGTCCTGCGCCAGCGCCCACGCGAGGTGGTCGGCCGGGCGGTTGCCGCCGGGCTGCGCGGTCAGCACCTCGGTGCGGGTGTCGGCGACCAGCTGGGCGATCCGGTGCCGGATGCTGTCGCGGTCCTGCACGGTCTCCACCACCCCGGCCCGCTCGACCCGGCGCGGCGCGGCGTCATAGGCCTGCGCCAGCTCGTCCAGCAGGGCCGGCACCTCCTCGGCCTGCCGCAGCAGCCGGGCCGAGCGCGCCCGCAGCTCACCGCGGGCCCGGCCGGCGAACGCGCGCGGGCTGACCGCGGAGTAGAAGGTGCCACCGGGCAGGCCGCGGACCAGCCCCAGTTCCAGCAGCCGGGCCAGCGCCGGCGCGTCCTGCGGGGCGAGGTCCTCGGCCATCAGCCAGCCGCCCGCGGCCACCACGGAGAGGTAGAACGCCCGGGCGGCGGCGTCCAGCCCGAGGTCGTCCGGCATCGCACCTGGATCCCCGTCCACCGCACGCGCCCCCGATCGATTGACTGACCTCCGCCATCGTGCCAGTCGGCCAGCTGCCACGCGAGCCCCGGGGGGCCTCGCCGGTCTTAACCTGACCCTGGAAGCGCGCGTTCCTTTGCGAAGGAAAGTTGAGCGTACTACACTCAAGTTGTCTTACTCGGTATGCATCACCCAGCCCCCAGGAGGAGAGCCAGCAGTGGACGCGAGCAAGTTCACCACCAAGACGCAGGACGCCCTGTCCGCCGCAATCCGGCAGGCGGGCGGCGCGGGCAACCCGGACGTCCGGCCGGTGCACATCCTGCTCGCCCTCCTGGAGCAGCCCGAGGGGATCGCCCGCCCGCTGCTCGAGGCGGTCGGCGCCGACGTCGCGCAGATCACCGCGGGCGCCCGCCGGCAGCTGAAGACGCTGCCCAGCGCCCAGGGCTCCACCGTCGCCGCGCCGCAGCTGGGCCGCGACACGCTGGCCGTGCTCACCGAGGCCGGCCAGCGAGCCGAGGACCTGGACGACGCGTACGTCTCCACCGAGCACCTGCTGGTCGGGCTGGCCGCCGAGGGCGGCGCGGTGGCCGAGCTGCTGACCCAGCAGGGCGCCACGCCCAAGGCCCTGCTGGCCGCCTTCAAGGAGGTCCGCGGCAGCGGCCGGGTGACCTCGCAGGACCCGGAGGGCACCTACAAGGCGTTGGAGAAGTACGGCACCGACCTCACCCAGGCCGCCCGCGACGGCAAGCTCGACCCGGTGATCGGCCGCGACCAGGAGATCCGCCGGGTCGTCCAGGTGCTCTCCCGGCGCACCAAGAACAACCCGGTGCTGATCGGCGAGCCCGGCGTCGGCAAGACCGCCGTGGTCGAGGGCCTGGCCCAGCGGATCGTGGCCGGCGACGTCCCCACCTCGCTGCGCGACAAGCGGCTCGTCTCGCTGGACCTCAGCGCGATGGTGGCCGGCGCCAAGTACCGCGGCGAGTTCGAGGAGCGGCTGAAGGCCGTACTGAACGACATCAAGCAGAGCGACGGCCAGGTCGTCACCTTCATCGACGAGCTGCACACCATGGTCGGCGCGGGCGCCGGCGGCGACTCGTCGATGGACGCGGGCAACATGCTCAAGCCGATGCTGGCCCGCGGCGAGCTGCGGATGGTCGGCGCCACCACGCTGGACGAGTACCGCGAGCGGATCGAGAAGGACCCGGCCCTGGAGCGCCGATTCCAGCAGGTCATGGTCGGCGAGCCGAGCGTGGAGGACTCGATCGCCATCCTGCGCGGCCTCAAGGGCCGCTACGAGGCGCACCACAAGGTGCAGATCTCGGACGCCGCCCTGGTCGCCGCCGCGACCCTGTCCAACCGCTACATCACCGCCCGCTTCCTGCCCGACAAGGCGATCGACCTGGTCGACGAGGCGGCCTCCCGGCTGCGCATGGAGATCGACTCCTCGCCGGTCGAGATCGACGAACTCCAGCGCTCGGTGGACCGGTTGCGGATGGAGGAGCTGGCGCTGGACAAGGAGTCCGACCCGGCCTCGGTGGAGCGGCTGACCCGGCTGCGGCGCGACCTGGCCGACAAGCAGGAGCAGCTCTCCGGCCTCACCGCCCGGTGGGAGCAGGAGAAGAAGAGCCTCAACCGGGTCGGCGAGCTCAAGGAGCGCCTGGACGGCCTGCAGAGCGCCCTGGAGCGCGCCCAGCGGGACGGCGAGTTCGAGCGCGCCTCCAAGCTGATGTACGCCGAGATCCCGGCTGCCGAGCAGGAGTTGACGGAGGCTCAGGAGCGCGCCGCGGACCAGGACGTCACCCAGTCGATGGTCAAGGAGGAGGTCGGCCCGGACGACGTGGCCGATGTGGTCGCCGCCTGGACCGGCATCCCGGCCGGCCGGCTGCTGGAGGGCGAGAGCGCCAAACTGCTGCGGATGGAGGAGGAGTTGGGCCGCCGGCTGATCGGCCAGGCGGCCGCCGTCGAGGCCGTCTCGGACGCCGTGCGGCGCACCCGCGCGGGCATCTCCGACCCGGACCGGCCGACCGGCTCGTTCCTCTTCCTCGGCCCGACCGGCGTCGGCAAGACCGAACTCGCCAAGGCGCTGGCCGACTTCCTCTTCGACGACGAGCACGCCATGGTCCGGATCGACATGAGCGAGTACGGCGAGAAGCACTCCGTCTCGCGCCTGGTCGGTGCCCCGCCCGGCTACGTCGGCTACGAGGAGGGCGGGCAGCTCACCGAGGCGGTGCGCCGGCGCCCGTACAGCGTGGTGCTGCTCGACGAGGTGGAGAAGGCCCACCCCGAGGTCTTCGACGTGCTGCTCCAGGTGCTGGACGACGGGCGGCTCACCGACGGCCAGGGCCGCACGGTGGACTTCCGCAACGCCATCCTGATCCTGACCTCCAACCTGGGCAGCCAGTACCTGGTGGACCCGGCGATCCCCGAGACCGCCAAGAAGGAGCTGGTCCTTGAGGCGGTCCGCTCCGCCTTCAAGCCGGAGTTCCTCAACCGGCTGGACGACATCGTGGTCTTCGACCCGCTGGGCAGCGCCGAGCTGAGCCGGATCGTCGACCTCCAGGTCGCCAAGCTGGCCGAGCGGCTGCACGACCGCCGGCTCACCCTGGACGTCACGCCCGCCGCCCGCGACTGGCTGTCGCTCACCGGCTACGACCCCGCGTACGGCGCCCGGCCGCTGCGCCGGCTTGTGCAGTCGGCGATCGGCGACCAGCTGGCCAAGGCGATCCTGTCCGGTCGCGTGCACGACGGCGACACCGTCGTGGTGGACCGCGACGAGGAGAACGACCGGCTGAGCGTGAGCTCCTCGTAGGACCTCAGCTCCTCGTAGGACGGATGTCCGGCCTGGTCCCGCCGCTGCGGGGCCGGGCCGGACGGACATGATCACGACGTCCCGGACTCCCTGTGCCACCGGCGCCGGATGAGGCAGGATGGAGACATGGAAGGGCGGCCCCTGAAGTTCCAGCCACCCTCGTGCACTGTGAAGGGACCTCCCGTGAGCGTTGACCCGTCGTCCATCCCCTCCTTCGGCATGCCGCAGCAGCCCCCGGCCGGCGGCCAGCCTGCCGGTCCGCCGCCCATCGTGGTGCCGGACCAGGCGCTGGTGACCCAGCTGCTGGACCAGATGCAGCTCAAGCACGTGGTGGACGAGGAGGGTGACCTCACCGCCCCGTGGGAGGGTTTCCGGGTCTACTTCATGTTCCGCGGCGAGCAGAAGGAGCTCTTCGCGGTGCGGTCCTTCTACGACCGCTCGTACCCGTTGGAGAAGAAGGGCGAGATCCTCGACCTCATCGACGAGTGGAACCGCGAGACCCTGTGGCCCAAGGTCTACACGCACACCCACGAGGACGGCGTGGTGCGGCTGATCGGTGAGTCGCAGATGATCATCGGCGCCGGGGTGAACCTGGACTACTTCGTCACCACCACCGCCAACTGGACCCAGGCCGCCGTGGGCTTCGAGCAGTGGATCGTCGAGCGCCTCGGCCTGCAGAAGGAGATCGAGGGCGAGGACGGCGAGGGCCCCTCCGACACTCCCCCCTCCGACACCCCGCCCAGCGAGAGCTGACCTCCGCAGCGGCCCACTCGTCCGGCCCGGCCCGCACTCCCAAGAAGTGCAGGCCGGGCCGTTCGCGTCCCCGCTATTTCGTTTGCGCCCCCTCCATAGACTCACCGAAAACCTGGTCCCACCCGTTTCGGTCCGGAGGTAAGCATGATCACCATGCAGGACGCCCTGCTCGCGCTCAACACCTACTGGACCGGCCAGGGTTGCCTGATCGGCCAGCCGATGAACACCGAGGTCGGCGCCGGGACGCTCAACCCCGCGACCTTCCTGCGGGTCCAGGGGCCCGAGCCCTGGCGGGTGGCCTATGTCGAGCCGAGCGTGCGGCCCGACGACTCGCGCTACGGCGAGAACCCCAACCGCCTGCAGACGCACACCCAGTACCAGGTGATCCTCAAGCCGGAACCGGGCCACGCCCAGGAGCTCTACCTGGGCAGCCTGCGAGCGCTGGGGATCGACACCGCCGCGCACGACATCCGCTTCGTGGAGGACAACTGGGCCTCGCCCGCGCTCGGTGCCTGGGGGCTCGGCTGGGAGGTCTGGCTGGACGGCCTGGAGATCACCCAGTTCACCTACTTCCAGCAGGCCGGCGGGATCGCCCTCGACCCGGTCTCGGTGGAGATCACCTACGGCGTCGAGCGGATCCTGATGGCGCTGCAGGGCGTGAGCCACTTCAAGGACATCGCCTACGCGCCCGGCATCTCCTACGGCGAGGCCTTCGGCCAGGCCGAGTACGAGATGAGCCGCTACTACCTCGACGACGCCGACCTGGACACCAACCGCACCCTCTTCGAGGCCTACGCGGGCGAGGCCCGCCAGCTGCTCGACGCCAGGCTGCCGGTCCCGGCCTACACGTACGTGCTCAAGTGCTCGCACACCTTCAATGTGCTGGACGCGCGCGGGGCCGTCTCCACCACCGAGCGGGCCCGGGCCTTCGCCCGGATGCGCGCCCTGGCGCACGAGGTCGCCCGGCTGTGGGCCGAGCGCCGGGCGGAACTCGGCCACCCCCTGGGCCTGGCGCCGGCGCCGGTACCCGCGCTCGCCGGGCCCACCGCGGCCGGGACGGGCGCCGCCGCGACCCTGCTGTTCGAGATCGGCGTCGAGGAGCTGCCGCCGGCCGAGGTCACCCGCACCGCCGAGGCCGTCCGGGTCGCGCTGGGCGAACGGCTGCGCGCCACCCGGCTCGGGCACGGCGCGGTGCGCGTGCACGCCTCGCCGCGCCGGGTGGTCGCCGTCGTCGAGCAGGTGCAGCCCCGCGAGGAGGACCACGAGCAGACCGTGCGCGGCCCGCGCGTGTCGGCCGCCTTCGACGCCGAGGGCCGGCCCACCAAGGCCGTGCTGGGCTTCGCCCGCAGCCAGGGCGTCGAGGTCGCCGAGCTCGACCGGGTCGAGGAGGCCGGCACCGCGTATGTGGCGACCACCCGCCGGCTGGCCGGGCGCCCCGCCGGCGAGGTGCTGACCGGGCTGCTGGCCGAGCTGGTCGGCTCGCTGCGCGCCGAGAAGAACATGCGCTGGAACGCGCCGGGCCTGGCCTTCAGCCGTCCGATCCGCTGGCTGCTGGCGCTGCTCGGCGAGCAGCTGCTGCCAGTCGCCGTCGCCACCCTGGCGGCGGGCCGCAGCACCCGGGTGCACCGCACCGCGGTCCGGCCCACCGTCGAGGTGCCGTCCGCCGAGGGCTACCTGGAGTTCCTCGCCGGGCACGGCATCCTGGCCGACGTCGGGCAGCGCCGCCGGCTCGTCGTGGACGGCGCCACCTCCCTTGCCGCCGAGGTCGGCGCTGTGATCGACCTGGCCGCCCAGGACGCCCTGATCGACGAGATCACCAACCTGGTCGAGCAGCCCACCCCGATCCTGGGCCGCTTCGATCCGACGTACCTGGAACTCCCTGAGGAGATCCTGGTGACCGTCATGCGCAAACACCAGCGCTACCTGCCGGTCCAGGACGCCGAGGGCCGGCTGCTGCCGTACTTCGTGGCCGTGGCCAACGGCGACTGCGACCACGACGTGGTGCGGGCCGGCAACGAGGCCGTGCTGCGGGCGCGCTACGAGGACGCGGCCTTCTTCTGGCGGGCGGACCTGCAGACCGCGCCCGCCGCGATGAAGGAGAAGCTGGCGCTGCTCACCTTCGAGGAGCGGCTCGGCTCGATGGCCGACCGGGCGGAGCGGATCGCCGTGATCGCGGGCCGGCTCGCGGACAGCGCCGGCCTGGCCGCCGAGGAGCGCCGCACCCTGGACCGGGCCGCCGCCCTGGTCAAGTTCGACCTCGGCTCGCAGCTGGTCGTCGAACTCTCCAGCCTGGCCGGGGTGATGGCGGGCGAGTACGCCGGCCGGGCCGGCGAGGACCCGGCGGTGGCGCGGGCGCTGTTCGAGACGGAGCTGCCGCGCTTCGCCGAGGACCGGCTGCCCACCGGCCGGCCCGGCGCGCTGCTGGCGCTGGCCGACCGCTTCGACCTGCTGGCCGGGCTGTTCGCGATCGGCGCGGCCCCCACCGGCGGCTCGGACCCGTTCGGGCTGCGCCGCTCGGCGCTGGGTGTCGTCAACATCCTGCGGGCCTTCCCGGAGCTGGCGGCGGTCACCGTCGAGCACGGCCTGGCGGTGGCGGCCGAGCAGCAGCGGGTGGTCCTGGAGCCGGCCGTGCTGCGGGACGCGTCGCAGTTCGTGCTGCGGCGCTTCGAGCAGCAGCTGCTGGAGGCCGGCCACGCCGTCGACGACGTCCGGGCGGTGCTGGCGCTGGGCGGTGCGCCGGTGCGGGCCGAGCGGGCGCTGGCGGAGTTGGAGGCGCTCAGCGGCGACGAGCGCTTCGCCGCGCTGGTCGCCGCCGTCCAGCGGGTGCGCCGGATCGTCCCCGCCGGCACCGAACCGGCCACCGATCCGGCGCTCTTCGACAGCCCGGCCGAGCGTGCCCTGTACGAAGCCGTCCGGCAGAGCGCCGCGCGGCTGGACGCCGACGCCGGGCCGGCCCGCTTCACGGCCGCCACCGGCCCGCTGGTGCGGGCCGTGAACGAGTTCTTCGAGGAGGTGCTGGTGATGGCCGAGGACCCGGGCACCCGGGCGAACCGACTCGGCCTGCTCGCCTCGGTGGGCGCACTGGCGGCGCCGGTGCTCGGCTGGCAGGAGCTGCGCTGACGGTTCGCCTCCGACCGACGGGGAGCGGGTGAGGGCTTGTCCCCGCTCCCGGTCGCGGCAGAGGATGGATCGACTATCGAGACTGAGGAGCCGTCATGAGTGCAAGGCCGCTGCTGAACCGCCGGTTGGACGGGATGGGGACGACCATCTTCGCCGAGATGTCCGCTCTGGCGACCGCCACCGGCTCGATCAACCTCGGGCAGGGCTTCCCCGACACGGACGGGCCGCGCGAGATCGCCCAAGCCGCCGCCGACGCCGTGCTCAGCGGCAAGGGCAACCAGTACCCGCCCGGCCCCGGCATCCCCGAGCTGCGTGCCGCCGTCGCCGAGCACCAGCAGCGGTTCTACGGGCTGTCGTACGACCCGGACAGCGAGGTGCTGGTCACCGCGGGTGCCACCGAGGCGATCGCCGCCTCGCTCCTCGCCCTGCTCGAACCCGGCGACGAGGTGATCGCCTTCGAACCCTTCTACGACTCCTACGCCGCCTGCATCGCGATGGCGGGAGCGGTCCGGGTGCCGCTGACGCTGCGTCAGCCTTCCTTCAGGCCCGACCTCGACGAGCTGCGCTCGCTGATCACCCCGCGCACCCGGCTGCTGCTGATCAACACCCCGCACAACCCCACCGGCCTGGTGCTCACCCCCGAGGAACTCGCCGGGATCGCCGAACTCGCCTGCGAGCACGACCTGCTGGTGATCGCCGACGAGGTCTACGAGCACCTGGTGCTGACCGGCAGCCACCACCCGATCGCCGCCCTGCCCGGTATGCGCGAGCGGACGGTATCGATCTCCTCGGCCGGCAAGACCTTCTCCTTCACCGGCTGGAAGGTCGGCTGGGTGACCGCCGCGCCGGCCCTGGTCGCCGCCGTCCGCACCGCCAAGCAGTACCTGACGTACGTCAGTTCGGGCCCCTTCCAGTATGCCGTCGCCGAGGCCCTGCGGCTGCCCGACGACTACTACGAGACGCTGCGCGCCGACCTGCGCCGCAAGCGCGACCTGCTCGCCGGGGGCCTCACCGGCGCCGGTTTCCAGGTCTTCGAGCCGGCCGGCACCTACTTCATCACCACCGACATCACCCCGCTGGGCGAGAAGGACGGACTGGAGTTCTGCCGCGCCCTGCCCGAGCGCTGCGGCGTGGTCGCGATCCCCAACGTCGTCTTCTACGACAACACCGACGCCGGCCGCTCCCTCGTCCGCTTCACCTTCTGCAAGCAGGACGCGGTCCTGCAGGACGCGGTGGAGCGCC
This genomic window contains:
- a CDS encoding pyridoxal phosphate-dependent aminotransferase, with amino-acid sequence MSARPLLNRRLDGMGTTIFAEMSALATATGSINLGQGFPDTDGPREIAQAAADAVLSGKGNQYPPGPGIPELRAAVAEHQQRFYGLSYDPDSEVLVTAGATEAIAASLLALLEPGDEVIAFEPFYDSYAACIAMAGAVRVPLTLRQPSFRPDLDELRSLITPRTRLLLINTPHNPTGLVLTPEELAGIAELACEHDLLVIADEVYEHLVLTGSHHPIAALPGMRERTVSISSAGKTFSFTGWKVGWVTAAPALVAAVRTAKQYLTYVSSGPFQYAVAEALRLPDDYYETLRADLRRKRDLLAGGLTGAGFQVFEPAGTYFITTDITPLGEKDGLEFCRALPERCGVVAIPNVVFYDNTDAGRSLVRFTFCKQDAVLQDAVERLQRL